The nucleotide sequence CACTTAAGATTCCCTCTTTTGAAACAACGGTTCTGCCTTCGCTCGATTCGGGAATGATTTTCTCATAGTTCGGATAATCACCCTCCACAAGTCGCGTCGTTAAGGTGGCGTTCCCATCGGTAAAGAGGATTTGGTTCTCAAAAATTGAAATGCTTACCTCACCCGCATCGGGGAAGGTCCGCGCAATCTCGCGAACGGCTTTCAACGGAACGATGAATCCGTTGGCTTCTCCCGGCGGGGCAAGCGGTTCACAGCGGGCTAAGGCAAGACGTTTTCCATCCGTGGCAACGACTTCAGTCCCATGCTCAAGAAAATTGAAATAAAGCCCATTTAGGAAGTAACGCACTTCTTCTGTAGAGGCGGCGAACTCCGTCTGCTGAAGGACATTGCGCAATGTCTCTCCACCGATCTTCAGCGGTTCCCCTTCAACTGACGGGAGTTGTGGGAATTCTTCGTCGGACAGTCCGATGATTTTGTAGACCCCCTCTCCGCAGGTAATCTCAACGCGGTCGTTTGCGGTCGTTGCTAAATGTATCGGTTTATCCGTCGGTAATTCCTTGACAATATCCCCTAACTTTTTAGCGGAGACGGTAATCGCGCCCTCCTCTGTGATTGTGCCTTCGACACTCATTCTAATACCGACTTCCAGATCCGTTGCCATGCACTCAATCGTGCCGCCAGTGGCATTGATGAGGACATTTGAGAGGATTGGTAAGGTAGTACGTCCACTCGCGACCCCTTGCAGTACCTGTAAGGCGTCCAAGAGATCATCCCTTTCAAAAGTTAATTCCATTCTAAACTCTCCTTCCTAAGTTATAGCATGAAAAACACCCGTAAAATTCAATAGTTTTTTTATGGTAGATCTTAGAACTTATATACCATGATAGACCGAGTTCTCTATTTTTGCGTAGGTCCTAAAGTAAATAACGAAACCCAAGCCCGTAATGAAATGGAGGGGTTTTTGCTCGGGGGCTTTGCTTGGGTGTTTCTGCGGATTTCTGCGGATTTCTTCACCGCTAAAGCGGAAAAATCCGAAGTATCACAGACCGAGACTTACCCGCAAGGAAAAATTAAAAACCTTGACAAACTCCTCTATTCAGTATAACATATTTAACGTATATAACAAAGGAAAATTTTGCTTAAACACGGGCTCACACTTCGCGTTTTTCGATAGAGCCGATACACGCTGCAATGCCCTGTCCACTCTACAACTCAAGTTCTCCTAACCAAGAATATATTAAAGCGATTTCGTTTCGAGGTGTCACGGTCGATCAAAAAATGAAATCGCTACCGTTCTTCTCCTGAGAATATGCACACTACAGACTCGCACGCCTCGCAGACAATCGCGAAACGGGCAGTGCTGATTGGTACTGTTTTGATTATCGCGAATAGTTACTGGATAGCCTATGTCGAAATGATTTGGCATACCGCGCATCTGACAACGGTCGCGATGTCGGTCAACGTCATGTTCGGCATTATAGCGATGACATTTCTGAACATGCTCGTGCGGCGTATCTTTCCACGCGTCGCCCTGCAGCCGCGTGATCTACTTGTCGTTTTTAGCATGCTCGCTGTAGGGAGTGCTTTTTCAGGACACGATTGTATTCCACGTTTAATGGGACTTATCCCGTATGCATTTCGCTTCGCTACACCCGAAAATGATTGGGAGGCACTGCTCTTTCATTACCTTCCCGAATGGCTTGTGGTGAAAGACCCGAAAGCAGTCAATGATTTCTATGAGGGCAAGGTCAACTTTTTTACAGAGGGGTATGTTCAGTATTGGATCGTGCCGATTCTCTCTTGGTCAGTGGTTATTTTCCTGTTAATGCTAATCTTTTTATGTTTGACGTCCCTGATTCGCAAGCAGTGGATAGAAAATGAGAAACTCGCGTATCCGATTATTCAGATTCCCCTTGAGATTACCACCAACCGACGTATCTTCACAAATCGCTTGCTCTGGCTCGGCTTCGGAATCGCCATGGGTATCAACCTACTTAATGGGTTACAGTTCTTCTATCCCGTTCTTCCGCAGATTCCTGTCCGGAAATACGACCTCAACATCTACTTCACACAGAAACCGTGGATTGCAATGGGCAGTACGCCGCTCAGGTTTCATCCGTACATAATTGGCTTCTCGTTTATTTTGCCCTTGGATTTGGCGTTTTCCTGTACCTTCTTCTATTTCCTGAAGAAAGTACAGTTGCTCTTTGGAAGTGCTGTGGGTGTTTCAGCATTGCCGGGCTATCCGTTTTTGGGGGAACAAGGCGCGGGGGCATTGCTCGCACTGCTTGCGATTGCCTGTTGGAATGCACGAAAACATTTTTCCGGTGTGTTGTCACAGGTAATCCGACCCGATCGAGAGGCCTCACGAACAGAGGCGATCTCACATCGTGCTGCCGTTATTACGTTAGGGATATGTCTGCTTTTATTGGCGGTTTTCTGTGTTCGGAGTGGAATGACGCTATGGGCATTTGCGATTTTTATCGCCGTCTATCTCATGATTGTGGTGGGTTTAACCCGAATGCGGGCGGAATTAGGACCCCCAATTCATGCGATTGGGTATCTAACACCGCAATATATGATAATTTCACTGCTTGGCACGCGACGTTTGCGGGCGGGCAATCTAACGATGCTTTCGTTGATGAATTGGTTGAGCGGTGCAAGTTATGCCTCCTTTCGGACACATCCGATGCCCGATCAACTCGAGGCGTTTAAACTTGCGGAGCGCACCGGTATCCGAAACCGAACGATGTTCGGCGTGTTGGTCATCGCGAGTCTTGTTGGCATCCTATCAAGTTTAATTTTATATCCGTATGCGATTTACAGTGAGGGGGTAGCGGCGGGTTCGGAGCAGATTCATGCGGGTGGCGCGGATACATACAATTTTCTTTCTTCGTGGTTAGTGAATCCGAAGCCAACGGATTGGCTGGCGACCTCGGTGTTGGGCTTAGCCTTCGCCGCGAATTTAGGTATCATCTTTCTGCGTTCACGTTTTGTGTGGTGCCCGTTGCATCCGGCAGGATATGTTATCGGCGTTGCGCCGGGGACAACAGATGTTATCTGGTTTCCGCTGTTTCTGGCGATGGTCGCAAAGTGGGTTATCTTGCGGCACGGCGGTATCAATGCATATCGAAAAGCGATACCGTTCTTTATTGGATTGGTGTTAGGTGAAGCGTTGATGGGGTGTTTTTGGCCCCTGCTAAGCCTTGTATTAAGATCAGCGGTGTATAGTTGGATTTGAGGTTTGTCGTGTCGGAATAATCGTGAATTGAGCACCAACTTTTTCTTGACATTCGGAAAATTTTGTGTTACTATTTTATAAATATATCCTATTTTTCACGGGCATCGGTGACATTTCTTCTCGCCGACTGTCTGCTACGTTATTAATAATATGATCGAAGTTAGAGAACTCACAAAGTCGTATGGTACGACGGTTGCTGTCGACCACGTTTCGTTTGACGCACATGCTGGTGAAGTGTTGGGTTTCCTCGGTCCCAATGGTGCAGGGAAAACGACCACGATGCGTATTCTCACCTGCTATCTTTCTGCGGATGCAGGGAGTGCTACCGTTGCGGGATATGATGTATTTGAAGAATCGGTTGAGGTCAGGAAGCAGATTGGCTATCTCCCTGAAAGTGCTCCACTCTATGCTGACATGGGGGTCATTGAATACCTCAACTTTATGACGCAGGTGCGGAACCTCCCAAAGGACCAGCGGAAAGAGCGGATTCGAGCGGTTATCGACATCTGTGGACTTGAAGACGTTATCCAAAAAGACATCGGCGAACTCTCAAAAGGCTATCGTCAGCGTGTCGGTTTGGCACAAAGCCTCATCCATGATCCACCCATCCTGATTTTAGATGAACCTACCTCTGGGTTAGATCCGAGCCAAATCATTGAGATCCGTAATTTAATCAAAAACATCGGGCAGGAGAAATTGGTGCTCTTCAGCACACATATTTTGCCTGAGGTCTCTGCGACCTGTAGCCGAATCCTAATTATCAACAACGGGAAGATTGTCGCGAACGGGACACCGGAGGAACTTGCGAGTCAGGCGAAGGGTGAAGAAATTGTCCATATCGCCATCCGCGGTTCACAGGAAGCGATTGAGGCACAACTCAACGAATTGGATTTCGTTTCGCAGTGGAATCGTGTGGACACGGACAACGGGATCGCTGGCTATCAGATACATGCCGATCAAGGGAGTGATGCTGCGGAGGCACTCTTTCACGTCGTTGTGAAGAATGGATGGAGCCTCACAGAACTCCGTCAAGAATCCGTGGATTTGGAAGATGTCTTCCTTAATTTGACGGACAGGGAGCAAGTGGAATAGGTAGGGGCTGGGTTACCCAGCCCGTACAAGGCTTTTCGGATGTAAGATGGGAGACTACTTGTGTATTCCCGAAAAGATTTTGAACCCTCCCAGTCGCACCCGTTGACAGTTGTATGATTCTTTTGAAACCAAACCTGGTTTTCGTACCCATTAACAATTCAATACCAACTTGGACCGAGACTGATGGTTTGCCCAACGTGCATATTGTCATGATGGTCCCTATAGTTAAGAGATCATGACGAACATTACCCCTATCCTTAAAAAGGAATTTAGAAGTTATTTCAATTCGCCCATCGCGTATATTTTTATCACCTTCTTCCTCGGTATCTCCGCATGGCTTTTCTTCAGAGGGTTTTTTCTCGTTAATCAAGCTGAGATGCGCGGTTTTTTTGGATTGATGCCGTGGATTTTCCTGTTTTTCATCCCCGCTGTTACGATGAAGCTCTGGGCTGAAGAAAAAAAGCTCGGTACCGTAGAAATCCTGATGACACTCCCGATTCGAGATTATGAGGTCGTCATTGGGAAATTCTTGGCAAGTTTTGCCCTTTTTACTGTAACGGTGTTACTCTCACTCGTTCTTCCGCTTTCGGTCATGTACTTAGGGAATCCGGATGGTGGGACGCTCATCGGAGGATACATTGGGCTCCTGTTGATGGGTGGGGCATATATATCCGTCGGGCTTTTCGCCTCAACGTTAACTGAAAATCAGATTATCGCCTTTATTTTTGGGATTACTGCGTGTTTCGTGTTGCTTATCATCGGTGAGGACATTGTGCTTTTCAATACGCCGAATTGGTTGTTCCCGATTTTCAGTTATCTGGGGCTCGGCGCACATTATAGCAGTATTCTTCGAGGCGTGCTTGATTCCCGCGACATTATCTATTATCTGTCGCTCATCGGTTTTTTTCTCTATTTAAGCACATTGTCGGTTGAAAGCCGCAAATGGCGGTAAGAAAGGAGTAAGCTGTTTTGGTTAATAAACGGATCAAATACGGTGGCAACACCCTCGCTTTTGTCGCAATCATCTTCGGCATCCTCGTACTGATTAATTTCCTATCGACGCGTCGCTTCATTCGCGCCGATCTCACCGAGGACAAGCGTTATACCATCTCACAAGCCACAAGGAATGTGCTGGACACGTTAGATGATATTGTGACGATCACCACTTACTTTTCCACGAATCCGGCGGAAGTCGCGCAAATCCGTCGCGACGTCAGAGACGTACTCGATGAATACAACGCATTCTCCAAAAGACTCCAGATCGATTTTGTGAATCCCGCGGATTTCGACGATGGACAGAAACAGGAACTCCGTTTCAAGGGTATCCCGGAAGTCCAAATCAATGTCGTGAAAAAGGATAAAGCGGAAATTGCGAACGTCTACATGGGGATCTCTATCGGCTATAGCGGTAAAGAGGAGATCCTGCCCGTTGTGCGATCAACCGCTAATTTGGAGTACGAACTCACTTCTACTATTCTCAAAGTTACCACCAAAGAGGCGAAGACGGTAGGATTTCTGGCTGGACACGGTGAATTTGATATCAACGCTCAAAACTATCAACAATTCCGCCAGCTTTTGGATAAAAACGCACAAGGGCAATACAATCTCACCTCTGTCAGTCTGCAAGACGGAAAAGCCGTTGACGATAGCGTCGCGACGCTGGTTATTGCTGGCGTCCAGCAACCGTTGACGGAACGCGATAAATATGAACTTGATCAGTTTATCATGCGTGGGGGGAGAGCGGTATTCTTGGTCGATCCGATTCAGTTACAGCCCGGGACATTGCAGGGTGCCCCGTTGAGTACCGGTCTGAACGACCTCCTGGAACATTATGGTGTGAAACTTGGGAACAATCTTTTGCTTGATGCCAGATTCCATGACACCGCCCGGTTCCAACAAGGGTTCATGACCGTTATTCAGCCGTATCCGTATTTTGTTAAAATCGTAAAACCGAATTTTTCCACGGAACACAGCATCACCAACCAGTTGGAGGCGTTGACATTACCGTGGACGAGTTCTTTAGGGATGCTGACAAAAGAAGGTATCACTGCAACGGCATTGGCAAAGACGAGTGAAGCGGGACGGAGCATCCAAGGCTATTACAATCTAATGCCGAACGCGCCGATTCCACCGAATGCTGAGTCACAAATTTATACGACTGCTGTTGCTTTGGAAGGCAAATTCAAGAGTTTCTATGCCGGTAAAGAAATTCCGCCAGTCTCAATCCCAGCTACAGACGGAAGCGAAACACCTACCCCAGTGTCAGACACAGAGGGACGAATCACCAAAACTGAGAGTGAACAGACCCAAATTGTTGTGGTAGGCACGGCGCAGTTTCTCACGCAATTACGTCCTGATGGTATTAACTTTTTCTTAAACACCGTAGATTGGTTGACGCTTGGTGATGCACTCATCGGTATTCGCTCACACACCATTACGGATCGACCGCTGCGTGAGGTTTCTGAAATTGAGAAAAACTTTGTGAAGTACCTATGTATTGTCGGGGTTCCACTG is from Candidatus Poribacteria bacterium and encodes:
- the dnaN gene encoding DNA polymerase III subunit beta; amino-acid sequence: MELTFERDDLLDALQVLQGVASGRTTLPILSNVLINATGGTIECMATDLEVGIRMSVEGTITEEGAITVSAKKLGDIVKELPTDKPIHLATTANDRVEITCGEGVYKIIGLSDEEFPQLPSVEGEPLKIGGETLRNVLQQTEFAASTEEVRYFLNGLYFNFLEHGTEVVATDGKRLALARCEPLAPPGEANGFIVPLKAVREIARTFPDAGEVSISIFENQILFTDGNATLTTRLVEGDYPNYEKIIPESSEGRTVVSKEGILSATRRVALLSNPKNYSICLEIDTEQVQVSARTPELGEAYETLPVESSTGNVRIGFDARLLIEALAHIETESLALEFSGELNPVLVKPVGDDNYVSLIMPMRLDPASA
- a CDS encoding ATP-binding cassette domain-containing protein codes for the protein MIEVRELTKSYGTTVAVDHVSFDAHAGEVLGFLGPNGAGKTTTMRILTCYLSADAGSATVAGYDVFEESVEVRKQIGYLPESAPLYADMGVIEYLNFMTQVRNLPKDQRKERIRAVIDICGLEDVIQKDIGELSKGYRQRVGLAQSLIHDPPILILDEPTSGLDPSQIIEIRNLIKNIGQEKLVLFSTHILPEVSATCSRILIINNGKIVANGTPEELASQAKGEEIVHIAIRGSQEAIEAQLNELDFVSQWNRVDTDNGIAGYQIHADQGSDAAEALFHVVVKNGWSLTELRQESVDLEDVFLNLTDREQVE
- a CDS encoding ABC transporter permease subunit — protein: MTNITPILKKEFRSYFNSPIAYIFITFFLGISAWLFFRGFFLVNQAEMRGFFGLMPWIFLFFIPAVTMKLWAEEKKLGTVEILMTLPIRDYEVVIGKFLASFALFTVTVLLSLVLPLSVMYLGNPDGGTLIGGYIGLLLMGGAYISVGLFASTLTENQIIAFIFGITACFVLLIIGEDIVLFNTPNWLFPIFSYLGLGAHYSSILRGVLDSRDIIYYLSLIGFFLYLSTLSVESRKWR